In one window of Gossypium arboreum isolate Shixiya-1 chromosome 4, ASM2569848v2, whole genome shotgun sequence DNA:
- the LOC108459103 gene encoding UDP-glycosyltransferase 708C1-like: MSISPGSVTSQPHIALFPSAGMGHLTPFLRLASLLLSHNCKLTLITTKPTVSVAECTHISSFLSKHPEINHIEFHVPPMQHSDSISDDPFFIQFEATSRSAHQIHPLLASLTPPISAIFADLVVANGTNKVAVDLGVRNYVVSTTSLKFLSLMAYLPILTTSDAAKLVDGAAEIEIPGLTPFPISSIPPPFFNADHGFTATLVSNAKALPFCNGILMNTFESFEPETLSAISNKRALSNLPSILPIGPLETYGLNMNDQTRYLPWLNDQPAESVVFLSFGSRTAMSKDQIKELSDGLERSGYRFLWVLKTKKVDKDEKEDLGEILSSSFLESTKNRGMVIKEWVNQQDILGNAAIGGFVSHCGWNSVMEAAGNGVPVLAWPQHGDQRTNAEVLEKAGLGIWDATWGWGGQRLVKQDEIQRKISELMTDEKLKSKAKSVGNEAKKATGNGGTSKNTILETIESLKQNVQTVLGTHKN, translated from the coding sequence ATGTCGATTTCCCCAGGTTCTGTCACATCTCAGCCGCACATTGCCCTCTTTCCGAGTGCCGGAATGGGTCATCTGACCCCTTTTCTCCGCCTCGCCTCGCTGCTATTATCCCACAACTGTAAGCTAACTTTGATCACCACAAAACCTACTGTTTCAGTCGCTGAATGTACACACATTTCTTCCTTTCTCTCCAAACATCCAGAAATCAATCATATTGAATTCCATGTCCCTCCAATGCAGCATTCGGATTCCATTTCGGATGACCCTTTTTTCATCCAATTCGAAGCCACTAGCCGCTCTGCACATCAGATACATCCATTGTTAGCTTCTTTAACTCCACCGATTTCCGCCATTTTTGCAGACCTTGTGGTCGCCAATGGTACCAACAAAGTTGCGGTTGATCTCGGGGTACGAAACTATGTTGTTTCCACCACTTCTCTCAAGTTTCTTTCACTCATGGCGTATCTACCGATCCTGACAACATCGGATGCTGCTAAGCTCGTCGATGGTGCCGCCGAGATCGAGATCCCGGGGCTGACCCCGTTTCCGATATCAAGCATTCCACCTCCATTCTTCAATGCCGATCATGGATTTACAGCAACCCTTGTTTCAAACGCTAAAGCTCTCCCTTTCTGCAATGGAATCCTAATGAACACCTTTGAATCCTTTGAGCCTGAAACTCTTTCAGCAATCAGCAACAAGAGAGCCTTAAGCAATCTCCCATCGATTCTCCCTATAGGACCATTGGAAACTTATGGTCTCAACATGAACGACCAAACTCGATATCTTCCATGGCTGAACGACCAACCAGCTGAATCAGTCGTTTTCTTAAGCTTCGGAAGCAGAACGGCCATGTCGAAAGATCAAATAAAGGAATTAAGTGATGGACTAGAGAGAAGTGGGTATCGATTCCTTTGGGTTCTCAAGACGAAAAAAGTTGACAAAGATGAAAAAGAAGATTTGGGAGAGATATTAAGCAGTTCATTTCTCGAAAGCACAAAGAACAGAGGTATGGTAATCAAAGAATGGGTGAACCAGCAAGATATTCTGGGAAATGCAGCCATTGGAGGATTTGTAAGCCATTGTGGGTGGAACTCAGTGATGGAAGCTGCTGGGAATGGGGTTCCAGTGCTGGCATGGCCTCAACATGGGGACCAAAGAACAAATGCAGAGGTTTTGGAGAAAGCTGGGCTGGGAATATGGGATGCAACGTGGGGATGGGGAGGTCAGAGATTGGTTAAACAAGATGAGATTCAGAGAAAGATCAGTGAGTTGATGACAGATGAGAAGCTGAAGAGTAAGGCTAAAAGTGTAGGGAATGAAGCTAAGAAAGCTACTGGAAATGGTGGGACTTCCAAAAACACAATCCTGGAAACCATTGAATCGTTGAAGCAAAATGTGCAGACTGTTTTAGGAACTCATAAAAATTAG